A single window of Zea mays cultivar B73 chromosome 10, Zm-B73-REFERENCE-NAM-5.0, whole genome shotgun sequence DNA harbors:
- the LOC100280452 gene encoding 5a2 protein precursor — MNTTKVMLRVLVFSLLFTMLSTHQALGNKENCDKDKDFIKRQCEKCIGVGRKFPTTQLCCNAIKRADMACVCRSITLEEQLTISVVKVVDVAKECGNPVPPGNKCGTWTVPPQLLGWVHP; from the exons ATGAATACTACAAAAGTAATGCTACGGGTCTTGGTGTTTTCTTTACTCTTTACTATGCTTTCGACACATCAAGCTTTGGGGAATAAGGAAAATTGTGACAAGGATAAAGATTTCATTAAGCGTCAATGCGAAAAGTGCATTGGAGTTGGTCGTAAATTCCCTACGACACAACTATGTTGCAATGCTATAAAAAGAGCTGATATGGCTTGCGTCTGTCGTAGCATAACACTAGAAGAGCAGCTCACAATAAGTGTCGTGAAGGTTGTGGATGTTGCAAAGGAATGTGGCAACCCGGTGCCGCCTGGAAATAAATGTGGAA CTTGGACTGTTCCACCACAACTGCTGGGATGGGTGCATCCGTAA